The Plasmodium berghei ANKA genome assembly, chromosome: 5 genomic sequence GAACTGGACACCCCCCctataaatttgtatatataaaaagtgaaatatattttttatttttcaaaataaatatagaaatatatttataattaattttgtctttttcttttatttagAAATAGCAAAATAAAAGAGCGTGATGTAATAacacattttaaaaaaaaaataaaagacaCTAAAGAAGGgaaacaatttttaaaaacattaaagtaagttaaaaaagaaataggaaattaaaataaaccACATTTCAATTACTAagttaataataatattttattatttttttttttataaaagttATGATACTGAAAAGATACTTGAGGAGAGGCTCAAATTAAATAGCgataaatattatcaagATATTCACAACAATTTTAGGTACCGAAAAAATGAGCggaataaaaacaaatgcACCCATTTGAGATaacaatattaaatatatattttatttatttacttaATAGATCTTCTGAATTGGACCCAAAAAGCATCAAGGGGGGTATACAGAACAACCAAGAACATGGACAAGTAAAATACCCACATCTGCTTTGTTATTctttacatataaaattgtatcatatatatttttttttttttttttttacaaagttgcatgaaaaaatagtattGCCATCTGCCATTGAACTTATGAAGAAGCATAAACTAACTCCCGAAGATATCAcgtaataaaaattgaaagCGTGTGTTCTATATTTACTTTGTTCACTTTatttactttatttttttttcacctGTTGCCTTGAAATTCTCGCGTGCAGATACACGAGCATACCGAACAGAATCACTTACGAAGATGTCGACATATTtctcgaaaaaaaaaaaaaaattccaaAAATAGAAACTGGTCCAACAGTAGAAACCGATACAAGAGTGGTAAAACTAACGAATATACAAAAgtctataaaaaataatatgatgCTAACATTAAACGTTCCAGTATTTCGAATAACACATTTAATGAAAACTTCtcaattaataaaaatatatgaacaagtaaaagataaaataagtATGTCAgtcatattaaataaatgtgtATCTTTGGCTTTACTTAAAAAtccattaatatattcaacatatatagataatgaaaatggagaaattcgatataataaaagtgTAAATATAGGAAACGCATTAGGGCTCATTGACTGTTTATTAACGcctgttttaaaaaatgtcgatcaaaaagatatatatacattgtCAACAGAATGGaaagtaataataactTATTGTTTCATTGATATATGAtttctattatttcattttttttttcaactttttaatttaatttaatttaattcaATTTAATTTCTTAGGATctgataaaaaaaggaaaaagtGGAACCCTTTCAGCAAATGAAATGTCTGGaggtaatttttttatttcgaaTTTAGGAATGTTTAACACATATCAGTTTGATGCTATTTTGCCAAAAAACGTATCATGTATTTTATCAATTGGTACAAATATAGTTAGTATAAATCAGTTTGAcgatttaaaaataaataaaggaATAATGATGACTTTAACATGTGATCATAGACATATATATGGTTCCCATGCTGCTACATTTATGAATGATTTAGCAAATAtcattgaaaataatatcatggatatatttttataaagcATGTTTTTATAGAGATACTTTTGAAAAGTACAAATTTAATAcctttttcaaaaaaaattatttatcaaaatattcaacttgtaaaaaaaaggaaataacaataaatatttctatatttcttcaaaacgaaaaaaatatataagtacctatttttaaaagagaGTTGTGCCAAGTTTTACACTTGTATacacataaaatatagtatAGCCCCGAAGcgttttttaaaagaaataatgtaatccagaaaaatgaaaaacaaatatatgaagGATGTATAATTGCTTTGAAAACTAAAATGGGGAAATCtatatcattttgtttcttataaacttttataatttatatatttgtgttatattaataaaaaaaaacacacacatacaaaaaaaatatatagataaatatatatacacacatacatatatatgcatggtTCTACACTTGTCAACTCAagtttaatatatgtataggGAATCATTACAAGCATGTAGAattcaataaaaataaatatgcatatatataatatatatatatatatatatatatataacagtgtataacatatttatataaatactcAATAACaaagtaataaaattttaagaatatgtatatataaaaaaatatgcagaaatatttacatagtatatatatatatatatatatattttttctgcATTTTTCAATGCGTAATAGTTTTATCCATATTTTCTCATTACGTATTGTTTCAttgcaaaaataaaattatgaattttttataaaaagttaaaaattccaatgtaaaaaatttcTATAATATTCCTGTACTTGACAAGTATATTGTAGCAAACTcgtcatatatttatttatttcgcTGTATATTTTTCTGGTACTTTTTGAGTATTTTCTTtgatattaatttttacaCACTTTATTCAGTCAAAAtaactttttaatttaaaataaataggataataaatatttgtttaacaccaaaaataatgaagcAATCTCTAATCACTACTCTGTGcattcatataatatatatatatatatatatatccatgCAAATTATAAGCTCATATAAACTTTATTTCTTCGTCTTTTAGTGTTATTCTGAAACAATGTATagtc encodes the following:
- a CDS encoding dihydrolipoamide acyltransferase, putative translates to MMRYFIFFLTFWLNIYKCINIKIRNNYGFINLNNNLRILHKNKHVLYSKVEIKMPALSSTMTSGKIVRWNKTVGEFINVGDIIMTVESDKADMDVESFDEGYLRRKIIEEGSEANVGDVLGILTTEENEEVENVDSVKEGTINDETIKEGTINEKATQEGTIDEEAIKEEGVEKDIYIPSVQSKRNKVRISKWLCKENEFVNKYDVIFHIEDDKSTVEVDSPYTGTIKTILVKEGELADLEKEVAIILVKKEPNELDTPPINLNSKIKERDVITHFKKKIKDTKEGKQFLKTLNYDTEKILEERLKLNSDKYYQDIHNNFRSSELDPKSIKGGIQNNQEHGQLHEKIVLPSAIELMKKHKLTPEDITYTSIPNRITYEDVDIFLEKKKKIPKIETGPTVETDTRVVKLTNIQKSIKNNMMLTLNVPVFRITHLMKTSQLIKIYEQVKDKISMSVILNKCVSLALLKNPLIYSTYIDNENGEIRYNKSVNIGNALGLIDCLLTPVLKNVDQKDIYTLSTEWKDLIKKGKSGTLSANEMSGGNFFISNLGMFNTYQFDAILPKNVSCILSIGTNIVSINQFDDLKINKGIMMTLTCDHRHIYGSHAATFMNDLANIIENNIMDIFL